In Scatophagus argus isolate fScaArg1 chromosome 3, fScaArg1.pri, whole genome shotgun sequence, one genomic interval encodes:
- the setd5 gene encoding histone-lysine N-methyltransferase SETD5 isoform X4, protein MSIVIALGVTTPETSYSDMAAGSDPESVEASPAVNEKNYNNHSCGSAQSHGYRGLPYADHNYGAPPPPTPPASPLSQTIIPRMDLNGVVRSSRYHGTTEDNSADSDSSSEEDGAVASWCHCSLTPDGIKSYDNCRKGAEGQHRKTENVSAGESSATESGDEEVSPATISYTATQHTPTSIKLTVNRVKRSKSKKRKKSTEKARGTPKGKKVKAFREGSRKSMRMKNSTTEASVLDENTAEGWESRIRQWTDQYEEALANQYSADVQTLLQFHRAANSTVSKAESGTTTPPSTTQIQASVDAMDTINRTELACNNTVLGSQMQLQLGRVTRVQKHRKILRAAKNLEPDTLIIEYRGKVMLKQQFEVNGHFFKKPYPFVLFYSKFNDVEMCVDARTFGNDARFIRRSCTPNAEVRHMIAEGMIHLCIYAISQITKDAEVTIGFDYEFNSCNYKVDCACHKGNQNCPVQKHNLSPRESLLSPPSQPPPTPLVGAETRRRKARRRELEGCLAGDSNQTLDQHQEAKELQGTSDTEERLLDDVKVEEGEEGEVDENGVTISSKRTCTSLERRRRRVGGAEIKEEGVETEDGAGNPAGNTPIPHSSAVGVSTRRTTYVMVSERNQFASSEAPSTEEKTSSPNLPAPVVPPKPPRPAKPRPKSRISRYRSSSSQRARRQRQALAQQAAAAAAAAAMSAMPSSADQGAALDEEGSQGPYGAEYGHGESSLGGQVLDGDGQALNCINRSNLRYPKTKKYLVTEWLNDKVPGGEKVHQEVPVERPLRITTDPTVLATTLNMLPGLSHSSLICTTPRHYVRFGSPFNPERRRPRPLQMDGTYGCYKKRWIKQLEGESCSASVEDGTESTSSQQSTSSRSTPNPLSTELNAPFKKRRSKYMTEPTPAPSDHLLRPLSPITPPLPEDSLQLLSITCGSLLPNGLGYSPMPSLPTSRCNTPLQFENISSPEASPVHRPESISPEPCLQTDFDIPRPQFPDLSLSSSLESPVAVTSDDFSLSGGPSGHDSQGPSSGGASSLNPVSCPSSDLTPQNREQAFRTEFNLIYACSPLNANLGNPVATDRRLSQSEGGFSPAESFHSSISVQGLLGDVGPGSMSPYGEPHYSGGYSESGTPPHTSNPPQKKKRANQHTISLLTGKPDYQAIDVRSEYKPVQNMVSLLEYRKRKQGSGRDSEPAGSSSSLGSTPTRPASHYIQDSHHPHSQSQMQPPASPQSSFSSSTQGSIPQIEEVSPPEHQVSSVQSRQQDSNNQWMVPTTVERLREGQGVLERVLRSIKMERNYKRSDGSTEKESDADRYEMQAASVASPMKSPHRYSPSVYSHQSSESHRQTNSPSYLQQTSNSPFRGSYSPSSGQSFYPRLTSSHPGLSQDQPSPSYHTPTPSSDSRLPASSVHQQSGSSNVDGGHGYSSSHLKASLLNSSGLVGTPTPAPRAHGQTKIDSGAQARGSQQQASRSLKSGSPGQTALQAGSRLLSASAPTHYPQRGTSLSQFQHSPLQGPGVRTQSGSF, encoded by the exons GAAAGGAGCAGAAGGCCaacatagaaaaacagaaaatgtttcag CTGGAGAGAGTAGCGCCACTGAGAGTGGTGATGAAGAGGTGTCGCCCGCCACCATCTCTTACACGGCCACCCAGCATACGCCCACCAGCATAAAACTTACTGTCAATCGAGTCAAAAGGAGCAAGtccaaaaagaggaaaaagagtaCGGAGAAGGCCCGTGGAACACCGAAGGGCAAGAAAGTCAAG GCTTTCAGAGAGGGTTCTAGGAAATCCATGAGAATGAAG AACTCAACAACGGAGGCCAGCGTGTTGGATGAGAACACAGCAGAGGGATGGGAGAGTAGGATCCGCCAGTGGACGGACCAGTATGAGGAGGCTCTGGCCAACCAGTACAGCGCTGATGTCCAGACCCTTCTCCAGTTCCACCGCGCTGCCAATTCCACCGTCTCCAAGGCTGAGAGTGGCACCACAACACCTCCTTCCACCACACAGATCCAGGCCTCAGTCGACGCCATGGACACCATCAACCGCACTGAGCTGGCCTGTAACAACACAGTGCTGGGCTCACAGATGCAG cTCCAGTTAGGACGGGTAACACGGGTGCAGAAACACAGGAAGATCCTCCGCGCAGCCAAGAACCTGGAGCCAGACACTCTCATTATTGAATATCGGGGAAAGGTCATGCTCAAGCAACAGTTTGAAGTTAATGGGCACTTCTTCAAAAA ACCCTACCCATTTGTGCTGTTCTACTCAAAGTTTAATGATGTGGAGATGTGTGTTGATGCAAGGACCTTTGGAAATGACGCACGCTTTATCAGGAGGTCCTGCACACCCAATGCTGAG GTCCGGCATATGATTGCTGAGGGCATGATCCATCTGTGCATCTATGCCATCAGTCAAATCACAAAGGACGCCGAGGTCACCATTGGATTTGACTACGAGTTCAATAGCTG TAATTACAAAGTGGACTGTGCCTGCCATAAGGGCAACCAGAACTGCCCAGTGCAGAAACACAACCTGAGCCCCAGAGAGAGCTTACTGAGTCCCCCCTCCCAGCCACCTCCCACACCACTGGTTGGTGCCGAGACCCGGCGGAGAAAAGCCCGCAGGAGAGAGCTTGAAGGCTGCCTTGCAGGTGACAGCAACCAGACCCTGGACCAGCATCAGGAGGCCAAAGAACTACAGGGGACCAGTGACACAGag GAAAGGCTGCTGGATGATGTGAAGgtagaagagggagaggaaggagaggtggATGAAAATGGGGTCACCATCTCCAGTAAAAGa ACATGTACCAGCCTGGAACGGAGGCGCCGGAGAGTTGGAGGAGCAGAGATAAAGGAGGAGGGTGTGGAAACTGAGGACGGGGCAGGAAACCCCGCAGGCAACACCCCCATACCTCACAGCTCTGCAGTGGGGGTCAGCACACGACGCACCACCTATGTCATGGTCAGCGAGAGAAATCAGTTTGCCTcatct GAGGCACCATCTACTGAAGAAAAGACCTCATCACCCAACCTGCCCGCTCCTGTTGTTCCCCCTAAACCTCCAAGGCCTGCCAAGCCTCGACCCAAAAGTCGCATCTCTCGCTACAGATCGAGCTCATCCCAGCGTGCCCGGCGGCAACGTCAAGCCCTTgcccagcaggcagcagcagcagctgcggCTGCAGCGATGTCGGCGATGCCATCATCAGCTGATCAGGGTGCTGCTCTGGACGAAGAGGGATCCCAGGGCCCATATGGTGCTGAATATGGCCACGGAGAAAGCAGTCTGGGTGGTCAGGTACTTGATGGAGATGGCCAGGCTCTCAACTGCATTAACAGAAGCAACTTGCGCTACCCCAAGACCAAGAAG TACCTGGTCACAGAGTGGTTGAATGATAAGGTCCCTGGAGGGGAGAAAGTCCATCAAGAGGTGCCTGTTGAGCGCCCTTTGCGGATAACCACTGACCCCACGGTGCTGGCCACCACCCTCAACATGCTGCCAGGCCTCTCCCATTCATCGCTCATCTGTACAACACCCAGACACTACGTTCGCTTTGGCTCCCCCTTCAACCCAGAGAGACGGCGGCCCCGCCCACTCCAAATGGATGGCACTTATGGCTGCTACAAGAAG AGATGGATAAAGCAGCTGGAGGGTGAGAGCTGTTCAGCAAGTGTGGAGGACGGCACAGAGTCCACCTCTTCCCAGCAAAGTACCAGTAGCAGGTCCACCCCCAACCCCCTTTCCACTG AACTCAACGCACCATTTAAGAAGCGCCGCTCCAAGTACATGACAGAGCCAACACCAGCACCCTCAGACCATCTGCTTCGCCCGCTTTCACCCATCACACCACCGCTCCCAGAGGACTCCCTCCAACTGCTCTCCATCACCTGTGGCTCTCTGTTGCCCAACGGCCTGGGCTACTCACCCATGCCCTCGCTACCCACCAGCCGCTGCAACACACCGCTGCAATTTGAA AACATATCATCCCCTGAGGCATCTCCTGTCCACCGGCCGGAGTCCATCTCTCCTGAG CCATGTCTTCAGACAGACTTTGACATCCCACGGCCTCAGTTCCCAGACCTGTCACTCAGCTCCAGCTTGGAGAGCCCTGTGGCTGTGACCTCAGATGACTTTTCCCTTTCTGGAGGCCCTTCAGGCCATGACTCCCAGGGCCCTTCATCTGGAGGGGCCAGTTCCCTAAACCCAGTGTCCTGTCCTTCCTCAGACCTAACCCCCCAAAACAGGGAACAGGCCTTTAGGACAGAGTTCAATCTCATATATGCCTGCTCCCCTCTCAACGCAAACCTGGGGAACCCTGTGGCTACCGATCGCCGTCTCTCCCAGTCAGAGGGTGGCTTCTCCCCGGCAGAGTCCTTCCACAGTTCCATAAGCGTCCAGGGGCTGCTGGGAGATGTAGGCCCTGGCTCCATGTCACCCTACGGCGAACCTCATTATAGTGGAGGCTACTCAGAGAGTGGCACACCTCCTCACACCAGCAACCCACCACAAAAAAAGAAG AGGGCCAACCAGCATACCATTAGTCTGCTGACAGGGAAGCCAGATTACCAGGCTATAGATGTAAGAAGTGAATACAAGCCAGTACAAAATATG gtGTCTTTGCTGGAGTACCGCAAGAGGAAGCAGGGCAGCGGTCGTGACTCTGAGCCAGCCGGGAGCAGCTCGTCTCTGGGCAGCACCCCCACCCGGCCCGCCTCCCACTACATCCAGGACTCCCATCATCCCCATTCCCAGTCGCAGATGCAGCCTCCGGCTTCCCCACAGAGCTCCTTCTCTTCCTCGACACAGGGCTCCATTCCACAGATAGAGGAGGTCAGTCCTCCAGAGCACCAGGTCTCGTCAGTGCAGTccagacagcaggacagcaaCAACCAGTG gaTGGTCCCGACTACTGTTGAACGTCTAAGGGAAGGTCAGGGGGTTCTGGAGCGAGTGCTAAGAAGCATCAAGATGGAGCGGAATTACAAGAGAAGTGATGGCTCTACAGAGAAGGAATCTG atgCAGATCGATATGAGATGCAGGCAGCGTCCGTGGCTTCTCCCATGAAGAGTCCACACAGATACAGTCCCTCTGTGTACTCACACCAG TCATCAGAAAGCCACCGGCAGACCAACAGCCCCTCGTACCTCCAGCAAACCTCAAACTCTCCATTCCGGGGTTCCTACAGTCCCTCATCAGGCCAGAGCTTCTACCCACGTCTCACCTCCTCTCACCCAGGACTGTCTCAGGACCAGCCTTCGCCCTCCTatcacacccccaccccctcgtCAGACTCCAGGCTGCCGGCGAGCTCCGTGCACCAGCAAAGTGGCAGCAGTAACGTGGACGGAGGCCACGgctacagcagcagccactTAAAAGCGAGCCTTTTGAACAGCAGTGGCCTAGTGGGGACTCCTACCCCGGCACCCAGGGCCCACGGGCAGACTAAAATAGACTCAGGTGCCCAGGCCAGAGGGAGTCAACAGCAGGCATCTCGCAGCCTGAAGTCGGGCAGCCCGGGCCAGACGGCGCTACAGGCTGGCTCCAGGCTGCTGTCGGCTTCGGCGCCGACACACTACCCGCAGCGAGGGACAAGCCTCAGTCAGTTCCAGCACTCCCCCCTCCAGGGACCCGGAGTAAGGACACAGTCAGGAAGCTTTTAG
- the setd5 gene encoding histone-lysine N-methyltransferase SETD5 isoform X2, protein MSIVIALGVTTPETSYSDMAAGSDPESVEASPAVNEKNYNNHSCGSAQSHGYRGLPYASSVVCCQDHNYGAPPPPTPPASPLSQTIIPRMDLNGVVRSSRYHGTTEDNSADSDSSSEEDGAVASWCHCSLTPDGIKSYDNCRKGAEGQHRKTENVSAGESSATESGDEEVSPATISYTATQHTPTSIKLTVNRVKRSKSKKRKKSTEKARGTPKGKKVKAFREGSRKSMRMKNSTTEASVLDENTAEGWESRIRQWTDQYEEALANQYSADVQTLLQFHRAANSTVSKAESGTTTPPSTTQIQASVDAMDTINRTELACNNTVLGSQMQLQLGRVTRVQKHRKILRAAKNLEPDTLIIEYRGKVMLKQQFEVNGHFFKKPYPFVLFYSKFNDVEMCVDARTFGNDARFIRRSCTPNAEVRHMIAEGMIHLCIYAISQITKDAEVTIGFDYEFNSCNYKVDCACHKGNQNCPVQKHNLSPRESLLSPPSQPPPTPLVGAETRRRKARRRELEGCLAGDSNQTLDQHQEAKELQGTSDTEERLLDDVKVEEGEEGEVDENGVTISSKRTCTSLERRRRRVGGAEIKEEGVETEDGAGNPAGNTPIPHSSAVGVSTRRTTYVMVSERNQFASSEAPSTEEKTSSPNLPAPVVPPKPPRPAKPRPKSRISRYRSSSSQRARRQRQALAQQAAAAAAAAAMSAMPSSADQGAALDEEGSQGPYGAEYGHGESSLGGQVLDGDGQALNCINRSNLRYPKTKKYLVTEWLNDKVPGGEKVHQEVPVERPLRITTDPTVLATTLNMLPGLSHSSLICTTPRHYVRFGSPFNPERRRPRPLQMDGTYGCYKKRWIKQLEGESCSASVEDGTESTSSQQSTSSRSTPNPLSTELNAPFKKRRSKYMTEPTPAPSDHLLRPLSPITPPLPEDSLQLLSITCGSLLPNGLGYSPMPSLPTSRCNTPLQFENISSPEASPVHRPESISPEPCLQTDFDIPRPQFPDLSLSSSLESPVAVTSDDFSLSGGPSGHDSQGPSSGGASSLNPVSCPSSDLTPQNREQAFRTEFNLIYACSPLNANLGNPVATDRRLSQSEGGFSPAESFHSSISVQGLLGDVGPGSMSPYGEPHYSGGYSESGTPPHTSNPPQKKKRANQHTISLLTGKPDYQAIDVRSEYKPVQNMVSLLEYRKRKQGSGRDSEPAGSSSSLGSTPTRPASHYIQDSHHPHSQSQMQPPASPQSSFSSSTQGSIPQIEEVSPPEHQVSSVQSRQQDSNNQWMVPTTVERLREGQGVLERVLRSIKMERNYKRSDGSTEKESDADRYEMQAASVASPMKSPHRYSPSVYSHQSSESHRQTNSPSYLQQTSNSPFRGSYSPSSGQSFYPRLTSSHPGLSQDQPSPSYHTPTPSSDSRLPASSVHQQSGSSNVDGGHGYSSSHLKASLLNSSGLVGTPTPAPRAHGQTKIDSGAQARGSQQQASRSLKSGSPGQTALQAGSRLLSASAPTHYPQRGTSLSQFQHSPLQGPGVRTQSGSF, encoded by the exons GAAAGGAGCAGAAGGCCaacatagaaaaacagaaaatgtttcag CTGGAGAGAGTAGCGCCACTGAGAGTGGTGATGAAGAGGTGTCGCCCGCCACCATCTCTTACACGGCCACCCAGCATACGCCCACCAGCATAAAACTTACTGTCAATCGAGTCAAAAGGAGCAAGtccaaaaagaggaaaaagagtaCGGAGAAGGCCCGTGGAACACCGAAGGGCAAGAAAGTCAAG GCTTTCAGAGAGGGTTCTAGGAAATCCATGAGAATGAAG AACTCAACAACGGAGGCCAGCGTGTTGGATGAGAACACAGCAGAGGGATGGGAGAGTAGGATCCGCCAGTGGACGGACCAGTATGAGGAGGCTCTGGCCAACCAGTACAGCGCTGATGTCCAGACCCTTCTCCAGTTCCACCGCGCTGCCAATTCCACCGTCTCCAAGGCTGAGAGTGGCACCACAACACCTCCTTCCACCACACAGATCCAGGCCTCAGTCGACGCCATGGACACCATCAACCGCACTGAGCTGGCCTGTAACAACACAGTGCTGGGCTCACAGATGCAG cTCCAGTTAGGACGGGTAACACGGGTGCAGAAACACAGGAAGATCCTCCGCGCAGCCAAGAACCTGGAGCCAGACACTCTCATTATTGAATATCGGGGAAAGGTCATGCTCAAGCAACAGTTTGAAGTTAATGGGCACTTCTTCAAAAA ACCCTACCCATTTGTGCTGTTCTACTCAAAGTTTAATGATGTGGAGATGTGTGTTGATGCAAGGACCTTTGGAAATGACGCACGCTTTATCAGGAGGTCCTGCACACCCAATGCTGAG GTCCGGCATATGATTGCTGAGGGCATGATCCATCTGTGCATCTATGCCATCAGTCAAATCACAAAGGACGCCGAGGTCACCATTGGATTTGACTACGAGTTCAATAGCTG TAATTACAAAGTGGACTGTGCCTGCCATAAGGGCAACCAGAACTGCCCAGTGCAGAAACACAACCTGAGCCCCAGAGAGAGCTTACTGAGTCCCCCCTCCCAGCCACCTCCCACACCACTGGTTGGTGCCGAGACCCGGCGGAGAAAAGCCCGCAGGAGAGAGCTTGAAGGCTGCCTTGCAGGTGACAGCAACCAGACCCTGGACCAGCATCAGGAGGCCAAAGAACTACAGGGGACCAGTGACACAGag GAAAGGCTGCTGGATGATGTGAAGgtagaagagggagaggaaggagaggtggATGAAAATGGGGTCACCATCTCCAGTAAAAGa ACATGTACCAGCCTGGAACGGAGGCGCCGGAGAGTTGGAGGAGCAGAGATAAAGGAGGAGGGTGTGGAAACTGAGGACGGGGCAGGAAACCCCGCAGGCAACACCCCCATACCTCACAGCTCTGCAGTGGGGGTCAGCACACGACGCACCACCTATGTCATGGTCAGCGAGAGAAATCAGTTTGCCTcatct GAGGCACCATCTACTGAAGAAAAGACCTCATCACCCAACCTGCCCGCTCCTGTTGTTCCCCCTAAACCTCCAAGGCCTGCCAAGCCTCGACCCAAAAGTCGCATCTCTCGCTACAGATCGAGCTCATCCCAGCGTGCCCGGCGGCAACGTCAAGCCCTTgcccagcaggcagcagcagcagctgcggCTGCAGCGATGTCGGCGATGCCATCATCAGCTGATCAGGGTGCTGCTCTGGACGAAGAGGGATCCCAGGGCCCATATGGTGCTGAATATGGCCACGGAGAAAGCAGTCTGGGTGGTCAGGTACTTGATGGAGATGGCCAGGCTCTCAACTGCATTAACAGAAGCAACTTGCGCTACCCCAAGACCAAGAAG TACCTGGTCACAGAGTGGTTGAATGATAAGGTCCCTGGAGGGGAGAAAGTCCATCAAGAGGTGCCTGTTGAGCGCCCTTTGCGGATAACCACTGACCCCACGGTGCTGGCCACCACCCTCAACATGCTGCCAGGCCTCTCCCATTCATCGCTCATCTGTACAACACCCAGACACTACGTTCGCTTTGGCTCCCCCTTCAACCCAGAGAGACGGCGGCCCCGCCCACTCCAAATGGATGGCACTTATGGCTGCTACAAGAAG AGATGGATAAAGCAGCTGGAGGGTGAGAGCTGTTCAGCAAGTGTGGAGGACGGCACAGAGTCCACCTCTTCCCAGCAAAGTACCAGTAGCAGGTCCACCCCCAACCCCCTTTCCACTG AACTCAACGCACCATTTAAGAAGCGCCGCTCCAAGTACATGACAGAGCCAACACCAGCACCCTCAGACCATCTGCTTCGCCCGCTTTCACCCATCACACCACCGCTCCCAGAGGACTCCCTCCAACTGCTCTCCATCACCTGTGGCTCTCTGTTGCCCAACGGCCTGGGCTACTCACCCATGCCCTCGCTACCCACCAGCCGCTGCAACACACCGCTGCAATTTGAA AACATATCATCCCCTGAGGCATCTCCTGTCCACCGGCCGGAGTCCATCTCTCCTGAG CCATGTCTTCAGACAGACTTTGACATCCCACGGCCTCAGTTCCCAGACCTGTCACTCAGCTCCAGCTTGGAGAGCCCTGTGGCTGTGACCTCAGATGACTTTTCCCTTTCTGGAGGCCCTTCAGGCCATGACTCCCAGGGCCCTTCATCTGGAGGGGCCAGTTCCCTAAACCCAGTGTCCTGTCCTTCCTCAGACCTAACCCCCCAAAACAGGGAACAGGCCTTTAGGACAGAGTTCAATCTCATATATGCCTGCTCCCCTCTCAACGCAAACCTGGGGAACCCTGTGGCTACCGATCGCCGTCTCTCCCAGTCAGAGGGTGGCTTCTCCCCGGCAGAGTCCTTCCACAGTTCCATAAGCGTCCAGGGGCTGCTGGGAGATGTAGGCCCTGGCTCCATGTCACCCTACGGCGAACCTCATTATAGTGGAGGCTACTCAGAGAGTGGCACACCTCCTCACACCAGCAACCCACCACAAAAAAAGAAG AGGGCCAACCAGCATACCATTAGTCTGCTGACAGGGAAGCCAGATTACCAGGCTATAGATGTAAGAAGTGAATACAAGCCAGTACAAAATATG gtGTCTTTGCTGGAGTACCGCAAGAGGAAGCAGGGCAGCGGTCGTGACTCTGAGCCAGCCGGGAGCAGCTCGTCTCTGGGCAGCACCCCCACCCGGCCCGCCTCCCACTACATCCAGGACTCCCATCATCCCCATTCCCAGTCGCAGATGCAGCCTCCGGCTTCCCCACAGAGCTCCTTCTCTTCCTCGACACAGGGCTCCATTCCACAGATAGAGGAGGTCAGTCCTCCAGAGCACCAGGTCTCGTCAGTGCAGTccagacagcaggacagcaaCAACCAGTG gaTGGTCCCGACTACTGTTGAACGTCTAAGGGAAGGTCAGGGGGTTCTGGAGCGAGTGCTAAGAAGCATCAAGATGGAGCGGAATTACAAGAGAAGTGATGGCTCTACAGAGAAGGAATCTG atgCAGATCGATATGAGATGCAGGCAGCGTCCGTGGCTTCTCCCATGAAGAGTCCACACAGATACAGTCCCTCTGTGTACTCACACCAG TCATCAGAAAGCCACCGGCAGACCAACAGCCCCTCGTACCTCCAGCAAACCTCAAACTCTCCATTCCGGGGTTCCTACAGTCCCTCATCAGGCCAGAGCTTCTACCCACGTCTCACCTCCTCTCACCCAGGACTGTCTCAGGACCAGCCTTCGCCCTCCTatcacacccccaccccctcgtCAGACTCCAGGCTGCCGGCGAGCTCCGTGCACCAGCAAAGTGGCAGCAGTAACGTGGACGGAGGCCACGgctacagcagcagccactTAAAAGCGAGCCTTTTGAACAGCAGTGGCCTAGTGGGGACTCCTACCCCGGCACCCAGGGCCCACGGGCAGACTAAAATAGACTCAGGTGCCCAGGCCAGAGGGAGTCAACAGCAGGCATCTCGCAGCCTGAAGTCGGGCAGCCCGGGCCAGACGGCGCTACAGGCTGGCTCCAGGCTGCTGTCGGCTTCGGCGCCGACACACTACCCGCAGCGAGGGACAAGCCTCAGTCAGTTCCAGCACTCCCCCCTCCAGGGACCCGGAGTAAGGACACAGTCAGGAAGCTTTTAG